In Macrobrachium nipponense isolate FS-2020 chromosome 41, ASM1510439v2, whole genome shotgun sequence, the following proteins share a genomic window:
- the LOC135212839 gene encoding uncharacterized protein LOC135212839: protein MNLYIFDMVMDVIVVGVKDQVTWSVLFADNVVLVTPIRKKQTGNGVVEKCVGGENLKIGRVKTEFMWMNGGDLGGSINFRGGRRKKSYIHLGLCVTDCGGMEEEVNHRIQSAWCNLRKTPGVLCDKRLNVKLKGKMYKSIVRPELMYSYETWAIKNAQERWMEVADLRMLRWMCRVARRDRIRNDFIRGTVKVTELSKLQQRRLRWFGPVMRGEGRILYVKEP, encoded by the coding sequence ATGAATCTCTATATTTTTGATATGGTAATGGATGTGATAGTGGTTGGAGTGAAAGATCAGGTGACTTGGAGTGTACTCTTTGCAGATAACGTAGTGTTAGTAACACCAATAAGGAAAAAGCAGACAGGAAATGGAGTTGTGGAGAAGTGTGTTGGAGGAGAGAACCTAAAGATAGGCAGAGTAAAAACGGAATTTATGTGGATGAATGGAGGAGACCTAGGGGGAAGCATAAACTTTAGAGGAGGTAGACGTAAAAAGAGCTACATCCACCTTGGTTTATGCGTCACTGATTGtggagggatggaggaggaagtGAACCACAGAATACAATCAGCTTGGTGCAATTTGAGGAAAACACCAGGTGTGCTATGTGACAAAAGATTAAATGTAAAGCTGAAGGGAAAAATGTACAAGAGCATTGTCAGACCTGAGTTGATGTATAGTTATGAAACATGGGCCATAAAGAATGCACAAGAGAGATGGATGGAAGTGGCAGACTTGAGAATGTTACGTTGGATGTGCAGAGTGGCCagaagagacaggataaggaatgACTTCATAAGAGGGACGGTGAAAGTTACAGAATTATCAAAACTGCAACAGAGACGATTGAGATGGTTTGGGCCTGTTatgagaggagaggggaggattCTGTATGTAAAAGAACCATGA